GTACAGTACCGCCGGCCATGCCTTCATTGATCATCCTGTCAACATCGACGTAAACTTCGTCCCGTCCCTCATATTGCAAGTCCTTAGTGAATTTCTTGCTCTTTTTTTGTTTCATGATATCCTCCTTCAACGTTTTTAAGCTTAGAATTCCGGAAAAGGAGAAGAAACATACACCTTATTTGTCATATACATGGAAGAGCATCAGCTCGTGGATTTGTTCTTTCAACGGATGGATATGCTCGTCGGATGGCTCCTCAGAGGTCCACTCAATATCCCCGTTTTGATGATAGATTCCCGTAAACTTCTGCTTTTTAAAATAAAATGAAAAATGCCAGCCGGGCATATCCTTATTTTCAAATAATGATTTGAATTGAAAATGAGTAATCAATCTGATTCCCCCTGTGAAAATGTCTTTTTTATTATTATATAGTATTCAAGCAAGAAGAAGTGCAGATAAACCCTTGTTTATATAAAGGAGAAGTACAGAGGAACAAAAAAGGAGCCGCGTATCATTGCGGCCCGCTAAATGCTGTACATTTGAATTTCCATTAAAATCCTGATTTCCTGAAAAATAAATCGACAAGAGCGGAGATCCTTTTTTCCTCAATCTTGGGTTCGTCGAAGCTCATTGGTTTTGAGTTGACTTCATAAATGACATAATGGCCTTTTTCGGTGATTCCTGCATCAAGGGAGAATTCTCCGAAATAGCCTAACTCTTCAGTAAGCAGCTGTCCAATTTCTTTTACAGCCCAGTCGAAAAATCGGTCATGTCTGTCATTCCTGACATTAATATAGGGGAGCATGATCCCTCCGTTTGGCAGGTGGGTAGTCAGGTCCTGCTTCTGGGATTGGCGGATGCCGATTCCAGTCACTTCGTACCCATCCGGTCCGTCATGGGCATGGACGCGGAAGTCAAATCGTTTGCCATCGATGGCTGTTGGAGTGACTTCTTTCTGGGCAATGTACTCGTATCTTAAGAGCTGCCTGGATTTAACCTTCCAGAATTCCTTTATGCCAGGATAAAGATGGCGATGTGAATGGCTTTCGAACTCAATTTGCCCGTTCTTTTGCCGCAGGCGGAAAATCCCGATACCCTTAGAGGATGAAGCAGGCTTCAGGTAGATACCTTCATGTTTATCGAGGAAAGCGGCTAACTGGATCATCGATTTCACAGCAATGCTTTCAGGCATTAGCTTTCTTAATTGTGGATGCCTGGCAAATAGTGAGTATAACTTGTTTTTATTGATAAAGGCAGGATTGAAAAATGGGATTCCGAGCGCATTCAGGTAGTTCACGGCATCTTTAAAGGCTGGCTGCTGCTCTGCTTTCCGGAAGGGGACACGATTGAAAACAAGATGAGGCAGAGGTGTTCTCACAGGAATCCATTTTCGAGCATCAGGCAAAAATACGAACCCGGTGAGTCCATCTTTGACGATGGTTTCAGGAGGAAAGACGACAATCAATCCATTTCGGTTCAGCATCTCTGTCTGAAGTGCCTGAAACAATGAACCATTGCCGGAAAGGGACATATTCTTCCTCATTGAGGTCATGATTCCAACCAGCGGTCCGATATTTTCCTGCTTGATTTTCAATACAAACTGTTT
This window of the Mesobacillus jeotgali genome carries:
- a CDS encoding YheC/YheD family endospore coat-associated protein, with the protein product MILRYNAESREWTHEAKAGEKFSFGFNRIIVPAASSEIIPENSKQFVLKIKQENIGPLVGIMTSMRKNMSLSGNGSLFQALQTEMLNRNGLIVVFPPETIVKDGLTGFVFLPDARKWIPVRTPLPHLVFNRVPFRKAEQQPAFKDAVNYLNALGIPFFNPAFINKNKLYSLFARHPQLRKLMPESIAVKSMIQLAAFLDKHEGIYLKPASSSKGIGIFRLRQKNGQIEFESHSHRHLYPGIKEFWKVKSRQLLRYEYIAQKEVTPTAIDGKRFDFRVHAHDGPDGYEVTGIGIRQSQKQDLTTHLPNGGIMLPYINVRNDRHDRFFDWAVKEIGQLLTEELGYFGEFSLDAGITEKGHYVIYEVNSKPMSFDEPKIEEKRISALVDLFFRKSGF
- a CDS encoding YheE family protein codes for the protein MITHFQFKSLFENKDMPGWHFSFYFKKQKFTGIYHQNGDIEWTSEEPSDEHIHPLKEQIHELMLFHVYDK